In Rhizobium sp. ARZ01, a genomic segment contains:
- the scpB gene encoding SMC-Scp complex subunit ScpB, translated as MAVSDSATVVDPRRLHEAARIAEALVFASAGPVAEGYIADRLPAGIDVGHVMRQLKALYAGRGVNLVQVGDHWAFRTAPDLSFVVRSEEGEVRKLSRAALEVLSVIAYHQPVTRAEIEDIRGVQTSKGTLDVLLEAGWVRFRGRRRTPGRPVTFGTTKDFLDHFGLEELRDLPGLEELKGAGLLSGRIPSNFQIPLPLGEDELAEDEDPITSLDLEELGLLTPGGKEDE; from the coding sequence GTGGCTGTGTCCGACAGCGCGACGGTCGTTGATCCGCGCCGCCTGCATGAAGCCGCACGCATCGCGGAGGCGTTGGTCTTTGCCTCCGCCGGACCGGTGGCGGAAGGCTATATCGCTGATCGTCTTCCGGCCGGCATCGATGTTGGACATGTGATGCGCCAGTTGAAGGCGCTCTATGCGGGGCGCGGCGTCAATCTCGTGCAGGTTGGCGACCATTGGGCCTTTCGTACCGCGCCGGATCTCTCGTTCGTCGTGCGCAGCGAAGAGGGCGAGGTTCGAAAACTGTCGCGGGCAGCCCTCGAAGTGCTCTCCGTCATCGCTTACCACCAGCCGGTGACGCGCGCCGAAATCGAGGATATCCGTGGCGTTCAGACGTCCAAGGGAACGCTGGATGTGCTGCTCGAGGCCGGCTGGGTCCGCTTCCGCGGTCGCCGGCGCACGCCTGGTCGGCCGGTAACCTTCGGAACGACCAAGGACTTTCTGGATCATTTCGGGTTGGAGGAGCTACGCGATCTGCCGGGTCTTGAGGAACTGAAAGGAGCGGGTCTGTTGTCCGGCCGCATCCCGTCCAACTTCCAGATACCGTTGCCGCTCGGGGAGGATGAACTCGCCGAAGACGAGGATCCGATCACATCACTGGATCTTGAGGAGCTTGGCCTCTTGACACCGGGCGGAAAAGAAGACGAATAG